In one window of Oryza sativa Japonica Group chromosome 9, ASM3414082v1 DNA:
- the LOC4347617 gene encoding flap endonuclease GEN-like 1, which produces MGVGGSFWDLLKPYARHEGAGYLRGRRVAVDLSFWVVSHSAAIRARSPHARLPHLRTLFFRTLSLFSKMGAFPVFVVDGQPSPLKSQVRAARFFRGSGMDLAALPSTEAEASADALVQPRNAKFTRYVEDCVELLEYLGMPVLRAKGEGEALCAQLNNQGHVDACITSDSDAFLFGAKTVIKVLRSNCKEPFECYNMADIESGLGLKRKQMVAMALLVGSDHDLHGVPGFGPETALRFVQLFDEDNVLAKLYEIGKGVYPFIGVSAPNIDDLPSPSTKSLPRARSPHCSHCGHPGNKKNHIKDGCNFCLVDSLENCVEKPAGFICECPSCDKARDLKVQRRNENWQIKVCKRIAAETNFPNEEIINLYLNDDNLDNENGVPLLTWNKPDMEILVDFLSFKQNWEPAYIRQRMLPMLSTIYLREMASSQSKSFLLYDQYKFHSIQRIKIRYGHPYYLVKWKRVTRSMISNDPPSKQTELEGKNDKVEVLDGDDEVVDEEEEEPTMISETTELLDEPDVPQVLDDDKDCFLLTDEDIELVNAAFPDEAQRFQEEQRLKEAKSIARKSKLNVAGFETPKGPRPSGVQLSIKEFYRSKKGLSGDSGKDGSRKSSDVDLSKNLPKSVRRRLLFD; this is translated from the exons aTGGGGGTGGGGGGAAGCTTCTGGGACCTGCTCAAGCCGTACGCGCGGCACGAGGGCGCGGGGTacctccgcggccgccgcgtcgccgtcgacctctccTTCTGGGTCGTCTCCCACAGCGCCGCCATCCGGGCGCGCTCGCCGCACGCGCGCCTCCCCCATCTCCGCACCCTCTTCTTCCGcaccctctccctcttctccaag ATGGGTGCTTTTCCTGTGTTCGTGGTGGACGGCCAGCCGTCGCCGCTCAAGTCGCAGGTGAGGGCCGCGCGATTCTTCAGAGGATCTGGAATGGACCTCGCTGCGCTGCCGAgcacggaggcggaggccaGTGCGGATGCGCTGGTTCAACCGAGGAATGCCAAGTTCACGCGATACGTGGAGGATTGCGTG GAACTGCTTGAATATCTTGGAATGCCTGTGCTGCGGGCAAAAGGTGAAGGTGAAGCTCTTTGTGCTCAGTTGAATAATCAAGGCCATGTAGATGCTTGCATCACTTCAGACAGTGACGCTTTCCTCTTTGGGGCTAAGACTGTCATAAAGGTTCTCCGATCGAATTGTAAG GAACCTTTTGAGTGCTACAACATGGCAGACATTGAGTCTGGTCTTGGACTAAAGAGGAAACAAATGGTAGCAATGGCACTTCTTGTTGGCAGTGACCATGACTTGCATGGTGTGCCTGGTTTTGGTCCTGAGACTGCACTTCGGTTTGTGCAGTTATTTGATGAAGATAATGTTCTAGCTAA ATTATATGAAATTGGTAAAGGGGTCTATCCATTTATAGGAGTTAGTGCGCCCAATATTGATGATCTCCCATCACCCTCCACAAAGAGTCTACCGCGTGCGCGATCACCGCACTGCTCACATTGTGGTCACCCTGGCAACAAGAAAAATCATATCAAGGATGGGTGCAACTTTTGCTTGGTTGATTCATTAGAGAATTGTGTGGAGAAGCCAGCTGGATTCATATGTGAATGTCCTAGTTGTGACAAG GCACGTGATCTGAAGGTGCAGAGAAGAAATGAAAACTGGCAAATCAAGGTCTGTAAAAGGATAGCTGCTGAGACTAACTTTCCAAATGAGGAGATCATTAACTTGTACTTGAATGATGACAATTTGGATAATG AAAATGGTGTTCCATTGCTTACATGGAATAAACCTGATATGGAGATTTTGGTTGACTTCTTATCTTTCAAGCAGAACTGGGAGCCAGCGTATATTCGTCAGCGGATGCTTCCTATGCTATCAACCATATATTTACGCGAAATGGCTTCATCTCAATCTAAATCATTTCTTCTTTATGATCAATATAAATTTCATTCAATCCAACGGATTAAGATAAGATATGGTCACCCATATTACTTGGTCAAGTGGAAGAGAGTCACTCGTAGTATGATATCCAATGATCCACCTAGCAAGCAGACAGAATTGGAGGGGAAGAATGATAAGGTGGAGGTATTGGATGGAGATGATGAGGTAGTagatgaagaggaggaggagcctaCAATGATTTCCGAAACTACTGAACTGCTAGATGAGCCAGATGTTCCACAAGTACTGGATGATGATAAAGATTGCTTTTTATTAACTGATGAAGACATTGAGCTAGTGAATGCTGCATTTCCTGATGAAGCACAAAGATTTCAGGAAGAACAG AGGCTGAAAGAAGCAAAGTCAATAGCACGGAAATCCAAGCTCAACGTGGCAGGTTTCGAAACACCAAAAGGTCCAAGGCCTAGTGGAGTTCAGCTTAGCATCAAGGAGTTCTACCGCTCCAAGAAAGGGCTGAGTGGCGACTCAGGGAAGGACGGCTCAAGAAAATCCTCCGATGTGGACCTCAGCAAGAACTTGCCCAAGTCTGTCCGACGACGCCTCCTCTTCGACTGA
- the LOC4347618 gene encoding dehydration-responsive element-binding protein 1B, producing MEVEEAAYRTVWSEPPKRPAGRTKFRETRHPVYRGVRRRGGRPGAAGRWVCEVRVPGARGSRLWLGTFATAEAAARAHDAAALALRGRAACLNFADSAWRMPPVPASAALAGARGVRDAVAVAVEAFQRQSAAPSSPAETFANDGDEEEDNKDVLPVAAAEVFDAGAFELDDGFRFGGMDAGSYYASLAQGLLVEPPAAGAWWEDGELAGSDMPLWSY from the coding sequence atggaggtggaggaggcggcgtacAGGACGGTGTGGTCGGAGCCGCCGAAGAGGCCGGCGGGAAGGACCAAGTTCAGGGAGACGAGGCACCCGGTGTaccgcggcgtgcggcggcgcggggggcggccgggcgcggcggGGAGGTGGGTGTGCGAGGTGCGGGTGCCCGGGGCGCGCGGCTCCAGGCTGTGGCTCGGCACGTTCGCCaccgccgaggcggcggcgcgcgcgcacgacgccgccgcgctggcgCTCCGCGGCAGGGCCGCCTGCCTCAACTTCGCCGACTCCGCGTGGCGGATGCCGCCCGTCCCCGcgtccgccgcgctcgccggcgcgaGGGGGGTCAgggacgccgtcgccgtggccgtCGAGGCGTTCCAGCGCCAgtcggccgcgccgtcgtctccggcggAGACCTTCGCCAACGatggcgacgaagaagaagacaaCAAGGACGTgttgccggtggcggcggcggaggtgttcGACGCGGGGGCGTTCGAGCTCGACGACGGGTTCAGGTTCGGCGGGATGGACGCCGGGTCGTACTACGCGAGCTTGGCGCAGGGGCTGCTCGTcgagccgccggccgccggagcgtggtgggaggacggcgagctcgccggctcCGACATGCCGCTCTGGAGCTACTAA